In Syntrophomonas wolfei subsp. wolfei str. Goettingen G311, a single window of DNA contains:
- a CDS encoding rod shape-determining protein, whose translation MWFAEDIGIDLGTASVLVFKKGRGVVLNEPSVVAIDNSSNKVIAVGEEARQMLGRTPGHIVAIRPLKEGVIADFDTTEKMLSYFIRRVMGRRIFFKPRVIACIPTGATDVEERAVRQATLSSGARQAFIIEEPVAAALGAGIDISEATGNMVVDIGGGTSDIAVLSLGGIVCNSSLRVGGDKFDEAIIRYVRKEYNLMIGDRTAEEVKIRVGTAYVNDANRNRLIEVRGRDLVSGLPKTIQFSSEDCWLALQEPIATVIEGVKKVLEVTPPELAADIVNNGIVMTGGGSLLDGLDTLLSKETKLPVHIAEDAISCVAMGTGRVLNEISVLAQSKGRGSKRVL comes from the coding sequence ATGTGGTTTGCCGAAGACATTGGAATTGACCTGGGAACAGCTAGTGTATTGGTTTTTAAAAAGGGTCGTGGAGTAGTACTTAATGAACCCTCGGTAGTAGCTATCGACAATAGCAGCAATAAAGTAATTGCAGTGGGAGAAGAAGCTAGGCAGATGCTGGGAAGGACTCCTGGTCATATAGTAGCTATCCGGCCATTAAAAGAAGGCGTTATTGCTGATTTTGATACTACAGAAAAGATGCTCAGCTATTTTATCCGGAGGGTAATGGGAAGAAGAATATTCTTCAAGCCCCGGGTAATAGCATGTATACCTACAGGAGCCACCGATGTAGAAGAGCGAGCCGTGAGACAGGCTACTCTATCATCTGGAGCCAGGCAGGCTTTTATTATTGAAGAACCAGTAGCTGCAGCACTTGGAGCTGGTATCGATATATCTGAGGCTACTGGCAACATGGTGGTGGATATTGGGGGAGGAACATCGGATATAGCAGTGCTATCGTTGGGTGGAATCGTATGCAATTCTTCCCTTCGAGTAGGGGGGGACAAGTTTGATGAAGCTATAATCCGTTATGTTCGTAAAGAATACAATCTTATGATAGGTGATAGGACAGCTGAGGAAGTCAAGATTCGTGTGGGAACAGCTTATGTTAATGACGCGAACCGGAATCGATTAATAGAAGTAAGAGGGCGCGACCTGGTAAGCGGTTTGCCCAAAACAATACAGTTCAGCTCCGAAGATTGCTGGTTGGCTTTACAAGAGCCTATAGCTACCGTTATTGAAGGGGTTAAGAAAGTACTGGAGGTTACCCCTCCGGAACTAGCTGCCGACATTGTCAATAATGGTATTGTAATGACTGGCGGGGGTTCATTGCTGGATGGTCTGGATACTTTGCTGTCCAAGGAAACAAAACTGCCGGTACATATAGCCGAGGATGCTATTTCTTGTGTGGCTATGGGAACGGGACGAGTTTTAAATGAAATATCCGTGCTGGCCCAGTCCAAAGGAAGAGGAAGCAAAAGAGTGCTATAG
- a CDS encoding CtsR family transcriptional regulator, whose amino-acid sequence MKKSLADRIEEYIKVLIARSEAQQIEIQRAELAETFSCVPSQVTYVVATRFTEKSGYLSESRRGGKGFIRISCCELDKEAARESKQELFIFIDRLLEVEIISQKEGEMLKHVISKSSQEVAQEQKSQFFDAFKFALADFLKK is encoded by the coding sequence ATGAAAAAAAGTTTGGCAGATCGAATCGAAGAATATATCAAAGTATTGATAGCCAGGAGTGAGGCCCAGCAGATTGAAATCCAAAGAGCAGAATTGGCTGAAACCTTCTCCTGTGTTCCTTCCCAGGTTACTTATGTGGTAGCTACGCGTTTTACCGAAAAATCGGGCTATCTAAGCGAGAGCAGGCGGGGAGGAAAAGGCTTTATTCGTATTAGCTGCTGCGAATTGGATAAGGAAGCAGCGCGGGAGAGCAAGCAGGAATTGTTTATATTTATAGACCGGCTTCTGGAAGTTGAAATCATAAGCCAGAAGGAAGGGGAAATGTTAAAGCATGTAATTAGCAAAAGTTCGCAAGAAGTGGCGCAGGAGCAAAAGAGCCAGTTTTTTGATGCATTTAAATTTGCCCTGGCTGATTTTCTTAAGAAATAA
- the murA gene encoding UDP-N-acetylglucosamine 1-carboxyvinyltransferase → MAITVENSENISGEVEVSSSKNAILPILAASLLSDDKVTVNKVPEINDVSIIKTLINSLGVEVEESAKSICSFGMPQNNHPPYELVRQIRASFLVMGPLLARKGKVRISFPGGCAIGNRPIDLHLKGFQALGARINLSCGDVIATAKKLKGNHIYLDFPSVGATENILMAASMAEGRTYIENAALEPEVVDLANFINSMGGKISGAGSNVIKVDGVKKMTGANYTPIPDRIEAGTYMVAAAATAGNVLVKNVIPEHLKAIIAKLIESGAEVEEEKAQVRVKRNKKIKPVYIKTLPYPGFPTDMQAQFMAYLSRAEGSSVVTESVFENRFMHVQELLRMGAKIKTEGRTAIIKGTQEISGASVKATDLRAGAALLIAGLTAKGSTIISESEHIDRGYEKIVEKLSGLGARIYRKL, encoded by the coding sequence TTGGCAATTACTGTAGAGAATAGCGAAAATATAAGTGGCGAAGTAGAAGTAAGTTCTTCAAAAAATGCTATTTTACCGATTTTGGCAGCTTCTTTGTTAAGTGATGATAAAGTTACAGTGAATAAAGTCCCGGAGATTAATGATGTTTCCATTATTAAAACTTTAATTAATTCGCTTGGGGTTGAAGTAGAAGAATCTGCTAAGAGCATTTGCTCTTTTGGTATGCCGCAAAACAACCACCCCCCCTACGAATTGGTCCGGCAAATCAGAGCTTCTTTCCTGGTAATGGGACCGCTCTTAGCTAGAAAAGGGAAGGTTAGAATATCATTTCCCGGCGGTTGCGCCATAGGTAACCGACCTATCGACCTGCATTTGAAAGGCTTCCAAGCTCTAGGAGCCAGGATCAATCTTTCCTGCGGGGATGTAATAGCAACAGCTAAAAAACTCAAAGGAAATCATATTTACCTTGACTTCCCCAGCGTTGGTGCTACCGAGAATATATTAATGGCTGCTTCCATGGCTGAAGGTCGAACTTATATTGAAAATGCCGCCCTGGAACCGGAAGTAGTAGATTTGGCTAACTTTATAAACAGTATGGGAGGGAAGATAAGCGGAGCCGGAAGTAATGTTATCAAGGTGGATGGGGTAAAAAAAATGACCGGCGCTAATTATACCCCCATACCAGATCGAATTGAAGCAGGGACTTATATGGTTGCAGCAGCGGCTACTGCAGGTAATGTTCTGGTCAAAAATGTGATTCCGGAACATTTAAAAGCGATAATCGCTAAATTAATTGAAAGTGGGGCCGAAGTTGAGGAAGAGAAAGCACAGGTAAGGGTAAAAAGAAATAAAAAGATTAAACCAGTATATATAAAAACGCTGCCCTATCCCGGTTTTCCTACGGACATGCAGGCCCAATTCATGGCTTATCTTAGCCGGGCTGAGGGAAGCAGTGTAGTAACAGAATCTGTTTTTGAGAATCGCTTTATGCATGTACAAGAATTATTAAGGATGGGAGCAAAAATAAAAACGGAGGGAAGAACCGCAATAATTAAAGGGACTCAGGAAATTAGCGGAGCCAGTGTAAAAGCTACGGATTTACGAGCGGGAGCAGCTTTGTTAATAGCAGGTTTAACTGCTAAAGGTAGTACGATAATAAGTGAAAGTGAACATATTGATCGGGGTTATGAAAAAATAGTAGAAAAGCTCAGCGGGTTAGGGGCTAGGATATATAGAAAGTTATAA
- a CDS encoding UvrB/UvrC motif-containing protein produces MYCEECKLRPATVHLAQMFNGQKIETHLCEQCASQKGAIIFGADHQLSISNLLGSFLGGNYSIQEARSPVQNSSCPNCGIKFFDIRQTGKLGCAQCYMAFEQELEPSLRRIHGNRQHVGKIPLRGGEKVLWKRQIEGLKQRLQEAVAREEYEEAAEIRDQIKNLEKRTG; encoded by the coding sequence ATGTACTGTGAAGAATGCAAGCTCAGGCCAGCCACCGTTCATTTGGCTCAGATGTTCAACGGGCAAAAAATAGAGACCCATCTCTGTGAGCAATGTGCCAGCCAAAAGGGTGCCATTATTTTTGGTGCTGATCACCAGCTTTCCATATCTAATTTGCTGGGCAGTTTTTTGGGGGGTAACTATAGTATTCAAGAGGCCAGGTCCCCGGTTCAGAATAGCAGTTGTCCGAACTGTGGGATAAAGTTCTTTGATATAAGACAAACGGGAAAGCTGGGCTGTGCCCAGTGCTATATGGCTTTTGAGCAGGAATTGGAGCCCAGCCTGCGTAGAATTCATGGCAATCGCCAGCATGTAGGTAAAATTCCGCTCCGGGGTGGAGAAAAGGTTTTGTGGAAAAGACAGATAGAGGGCCTGAAACAGCGTTTGCAAGAAGCAGTGGCCCGGGAAGAATATGAGGAAGCTGCGGAAATCCGTGATCAGATTAAAAATCTGGAAAAGAGAACGGGATAA
- the spoIIID gene encoding sporulation transcriptional regulator SpoIIID codes for MQNYIRKRAVKIAYHILQTSNTVRQTAEVFGISKSTVHKDVSERLPRINRDLAEQVRCILDKNKAERHIRGGEATRQKYACM; via the coding sequence ATGCAGAACTATATAAGAAAACGTGCGGTCAAGATCGCCTATCACATACTGCAAACCTCCAATACTGTACGACAGACAGCAGAAGTATTTGGCATCAGCAAAAGCACCGTACACAAGGATGTGTCGGAAAGACTGCCGCGCATCAACCGGGATTTGGCTGAACAGGTGAGATGCATTCTGGATAAAAATAAGGCCGAGAGGCATATCCGGGGAGGAGAGGCGACCAGGCAAAAATATGCTTGTATGTAG
- the flgF gene encoding flagellar basal-body rod protein FlgF: protein MIRGLYTAGAGMMLQMARQDVVANNLANVNTSGFKKNTAVAKAFPDMLISRLGECKEDKQGQLKVQSPVVIGRLGTGASISGIYTDFDNNNLKKTDSPCDLAITGAGYFVVQTPEGQRFTRCGEFKINSEGILTTNSGYPVLDSNDSPITIEGEFLIDEQGNINVDGENITRLKIVNFNDLQILERLGDNLLNSPEEPYVMERPEMLQGYIEQSNVNAVKEMVTLISVVRAYESLQKMVQAEDEIMGQAIDKVGSIN, encoded by the coding sequence TTGATTAGGGGTCTTTATACAGCCGGGGCGGGAATGATGTTACAAATGGCCCGGCAGGATGTAGTTGCCAATAACCTGGCCAATGTAAATACCAGTGGCTTTAAGAAAAATACGGCAGTAGCCAAGGCTTTTCCCGACATGTTAATAAGCCGTTTGGGAGAGTGTAAGGAGGATAAGCAGGGACAGCTGAAAGTGCAGTCGCCGGTAGTAATTGGCCGCTTGGGAACTGGGGCTTCCATCAGCGGCATTTATACCGATTTTGATAACAATAACCTTAAAAAAACCGATAGCCCCTGTGACCTGGCCATTACCGGGGCGGGTTATTTTGTAGTGCAAACTCCGGAAGGCCAGCGTTTTACCCGTTGCGGAGAGTTTAAAATAAATTCTGAGGGAATACTTACCACCAACAGTGGATACCCGGTGCTTGACAGTAATGATTCTCCTATTACTATCGAAGGGGAATTCCTAATTGACGAGCAGGGGAACATTAATGTAGACGGAGAAAATATAACCCGCTTGAAGATAGTAAACTTTAACGATTTGCAGATACTGGAGCGCCTGGGCGACAACCTTTTAAATTCTCCGGAAGAGCCGTATGTTATGGAAAGACCGGAAATGCTACAAGGATATATAGAGCAGTCCAATGTAAATGCGGTAAAGGAAATGGTCACCTTGATAAGCGTGGTTAGAGCCTATGAATCCCTGCAAAAAATGGTGCAGGCAGAAGATGAGATTATGGGACAGGCTATTGATAAGGTGGGTAGTATAAATTAA
- a CDS encoding WecB/TagA/CpsF family glycosyltransferase translates to MKNKTQSRINILGCQIDKVNMDQALAFIEKSIKGNIPSHIITVNAEIVYQAHKDQQLREVINSASLNTPDGIGIVWAARQLGVTLKERVTGIDLLDRICSIAPARGWKVFFLGAAPGVAEQAASKLLDKYPGLDIVGMENGYFKEEEEKAVIAKIKALSPHILFIGLGAPKQEYFIRRNLKLLGVPVCIGVGGSFDVLAGIKKRAPRFFIKLNLEWLYRLLAEPSRFKRQLALPRFAWLVLKQKVTRGRFSCH, encoded by the coding sequence ATGAAAAATAAAACACAGAGCAGAATAAATATTCTGGGATGCCAGATAGATAAGGTAAATATGGACCAAGCCCTGGCTTTTATTGAAAAGAGCATCAAGGGGAATATTCCCTCCCATATCATTACGGTCAATGCAGAAATCGTCTACCAGGCCCATAAAGACCAGCAGTTGCGGGAAGTTATTAACTCGGCCAGCTTGAATACTCCGGATGGTATTGGTATAGTTTGGGCGGCACGGCAATTGGGCGTAACATTAAAAGAAAGAGTGACGGGAATTGACCTGCTGGATCGCATTTGTTCAATAGCACCCGCCCGAGGCTGGAAGGTTTTTTTCCTGGGAGCCGCCCCGGGAGTAGCTGAACAAGCAGCCAGCAAGCTGTTAGATAAGTACCCAGGCCTGGACATTGTCGGGATGGAGAATGGATATTTTAAAGAGGAAGAGGAAAAAGCCGTTATTGCTAAAATCAAGGCCCTTTCTCCTCATATCCTTTTTATTGGCCTGGGAGCTCCTAAACAAGAATACTTTATCAGGCGCAATTTAAAGCTTTTGGGTGTTCCAGTTTGTATAGGTGTTGGTGGCAGTTTCGATGTATTGGCGGGAATAAAAAAAAGAGCCCCAAGATTTTTCATAAAGCTAAACCTGGAATGGCTGTACCGTTTGTTGGCGGAGCCGAGCCGGTTCAAGCGACAGTTAGCCTTACCTCGTTTTGCCTGGCTGGTCTTAAAACAAAAGGTGACAAGGGGACGGTTCTCTTGTCACTAG
- a CDS encoding YwmB family TATA-box binding protein, which yields MRRVIVIIISFIFICTFCNHKINSQQKKEVLLPSPYHLSFASIGAISLESRLDCWARIKKTSSAKEIRQDMENILKILKVPVDSKNFKNGKHPVSINFYSSYGDYRLQLSGQSDDQNGETYFLLSLVSSECSSDYLRNLPQILSRASNLNWTSYYLYTGRIDQSLNTESQQKILRTVMKTLKSEEIDNFAGKNIVSMTGYSQSIENISPSVLMGRKKYNIQVAARSNSKEGKTYIYIGSPLILKDY from the coding sequence ATGCGGAGGGTTATAGTCATTATTATTTCGTTTATTTTTATTTGCACTTTTTGTAACCATAAAATTAACAGCCAGCAAAAAAAGGAAGTTCTGCTACCTTCACCTTATCACCTATCTTTTGCATCAATCGGTGCAATTTCACTTGAATCACGTCTGGATTGCTGGGCAAGAATAAAAAAGACATCTTCAGCAAAAGAGATTCGCCAAGACATGGAAAACATTTTAAAAATACTAAAGGTACCAGTTGATTCCAAGAACTTTAAAAATGGTAAGCACCCTGTCTCCATAAATTTTTACTCCTCTTATGGAGACTATAGACTTCAGTTAAGCGGCCAATCAGATGATCAAAACGGCGAGACTTACTTTTTGTTAAGCCTCGTTTCTAGCGAATGTAGCAGTGATTACCTGCGAAATCTGCCCCAAATTTTAAGCAGGGCAAGTAATTTAAACTGGACTTCATATTATTTATACACCGGAAGAATTGACCAGAGTCTTAATACAGAGTCACAACAGAAGATATTACGAACAGTAATGAAAACTTTAAAATCAGAAGAAATAGATAATTTTGCAGGCAAAAACATAGTTAGCATGACGGGATACAGCCAGAGTATAGAAAATATTAGCCCTTCGGTTTTAATGGGTAGAAAGAAATACAATATCCAAGTCGCCGCAAGAAGTAACTCTAAGGAGGGAAAAACTTATATATATATTGGTTCTCCATTGATTTTGAAGGATTATTAG
- a CDS encoding cell division FtsA domain-containing protein: protein MDGKKIFALDIGTRKIMGLVMQEKSGSYEVLSSTIMEHKTRAMMDGQIHDVEEVARGIQSIKEQIEAELQIKLESAAVAAAGRALKTSLGQVVKRRPVMSEISPEEVRALEIEAVHRAQYLLGQEEGRQNVQGDYFCVGYSIISYCLEEQEIGNLVGQVGSEYGVHVIATFLPRVVVDSLFSALKKAGLEVYSLTLEPIAALSLAIPPSMRLLNLALVDIGAGTSDIAIVKNGSIYAYAMVPQGGDKLTESLAATYLLDFNHAEKIKRLLSQQSDIEITDVLGNCSKLQSSEVLQELQPVLNQLLENISHNILELNQKPPDAVICIGGGSLTPSLASSLAEHLNLPHNRVGIKSSDNLEGITLEKDYLKGPQGVTPLGIAYYSFSRVPVPFIKVSVNGREVPVWNLGKLDVSAALLSSGINLGSIYGKPGLGKTIEVNGEVKVFKGEMGTPPLIKLNDSPAFLESTIEEGARIEFIPGKDGKEARVMLQDLLSLSEGEVFVNGEALHLKPLVLINGEEVKADEEIPDRARVLFKPLNRLANILTLAGVGEHWLQEKTYHYYLNDEERTLQWVPVKVLVNGEPGQLNQEVSFGSQLSFSLSQLRPQIKDACSGLEDLRLQVKVNGQMLSLEGKGALIKLQDRVVNLEEELEDGVHLIIDKEKSSAILSDVFRFFEIETSMTGALKMKVDGKEAGFTTPIFNGSVVEIVWEE from the coding sequence GTGGATGGTAAAAAAATATTTGCTCTGGATATAGGCACCAGGAAGATAATGGGATTGGTTATGCAGGAGAAGTCGGGATCATATGAGGTGCTAAGCAGTACCATTATGGAACATAAGACTCGGGCTATGATGGATGGGCAGATCCACGATGTGGAAGAGGTTGCTCGAGGCATACAGTCCATAAAAGAGCAAATTGAAGCGGAATTGCAGATTAAACTGGAATCTGCAGCGGTGGCAGCGGCTGGTCGTGCTTTAAAAACCTCCCTGGGGCAGGTAGTCAAGCGGCGCCCGGTAATGAGCGAAATTAGCCCGGAAGAGGTGCGTGCCCTGGAAATCGAAGCGGTTCACCGCGCCCAGTATTTGTTGGGACAGGAAGAAGGCAGGCAAAATGTTCAGGGAGACTATTTTTGTGTAGGTTATAGTATAATTTCCTACTGCTTGGAGGAGCAAGAGATAGGGAACCTGGTAGGTCAGGTGGGCTCGGAGTATGGGGTTCATGTAATTGCCACCTTTCTGCCCCGGGTAGTAGTGGATAGTCTCTTTTCCGCTCTTAAGAAAGCTGGACTGGAAGTCTACAGTTTAACCTTGGAGCCTATTGCGGCGCTTTCTTTGGCCATACCCCCCAGTATGCGGCTTTTAAATCTGGCTTTAGTTGATATTGGAGCCGGAACCTCCGACATTGCCATTGTAAAAAATGGCAGTATTTATGCCTATGCCATGGTTCCCCAGGGCGGGGATAAGCTAACTGAAAGCCTGGCTGCTACCTATCTTCTTGATTTTAACCACGCGGAAAAGATTAAACGGCTCCTATCCCAGCAATCAGATATTGAAATAACGGATGTTTTGGGTAATTGCAGCAAATTACAAAGCAGCGAAGTTCTTCAGGAACTGCAGCCGGTATTGAACCAATTACTGGAGAACATCAGCCATAATATATTGGAATTAAATCAAAAGCCTCCAGATGCGGTAATTTGCATTGGAGGAGGAAGCCTCACCCCTTCCCTGGCATCTAGCCTGGCTGAACATTTGAACCTGCCCCATAACCGGGTGGGCATTAAGAGCAGTGATAACTTGGAGGGAATTACGCTGGAAAAGGATTACTTAAAAGGACCGCAGGGGGTAACTCCACTAGGAATAGCCTATTATTCCTTTTCCCGGGTTCCGGTTCCTTTTATAAAAGTCTCGGTAAATGGAAGAGAAGTTCCGGTTTGGAACCTGGGGAAACTGGATGTATCTGCAGCCCTCTTAAGCTCTGGTATTAACCTGGGTAGTATTTATGGCAAACCCGGTTTAGGTAAAACCATTGAAGTAAACGGAGAGGTAAAAGTATTCAAAGGTGAGATGGGAACCCCTCCCTTGATTAAGCTCAATGATAGCCCGGCTTTTCTGGAAAGTACAATAGAAGAGGGCGCCCGGATAGAATTTATTCCGGGAAAGGACGGCAAAGAAGCCCGGGTTATGCTGCAAGACCTGCTTTCTCTCAGTGAGGGAGAAGTTTTTGTCAACGGGGAAGCGCTTCATCTTAAGCCCCTGGTTTTAATTAATGGTGAGGAAGTCAAAGCCGATGAAGAAATACCCGATCGAGCCCGGGTGCTATTTAAACCGCTTAACCGATTGGCCAACATATTAACCCTGGCCGGGGTGGGTGAACACTGGTTGCAGGAAAAGACCTACCATTATTACCTTAATGATGAGGAAAGAACACTACAATGGGTTCCAGTAAAAGTGCTGGTTAACGGGGAGCCCGGGCAACTTAATCAGGAAGTTTCCTTTGGCTCCCAGCTAAGCTTCTCGCTTAGTCAGTTAAGACCACAGATTAAAGATGCCTGCTCGGGTCTGGAGGACTTGCGTCTGCAGGTTAAAGTAAACGGGCAGATGCTGAGCCTGGAGGGCAAGGGGGCCTTGATCAAGCTGCAGGATAGAGTGGTGAATCTGGAAGAAGAATTGGAAGATGGAGTCCATTTAATAATAGATAAAGAGAAAAGTTCTGCCATATTGAGCGATGTCTTTCGCTTTTTTGAAATTGAAACCAGCATGACAGGAGCCCTGAAAATGAAGGTTGATGGAAAAGAAGCCGGATTCACTACCCCCATCTTCAATGGCAGTGTGGTAGAAATAGTATGGGAAGAATAA
- a CDS encoding F0F1 ATP synthase subunit epsilon translates to MAESTFMLEVVTPERILYRDEIQFMVAPGIEGELGIMKNHAPLVAALNIGVLRYQTSTGVDKRMAISGGFMEVIDNGTRVLAETAEHGSEIDVLRAKAAKERAEKRLEVRSEEINHARAKMALQRAIARIRASEKPL, encoded by the coding sequence ATGGCAGAGAGTACCTTTATGCTGGAAGTAGTTACTCCGGAAAGGATACTATACCGGGACGAGATCCAGTTTATGGTGGCTCCAGGTATAGAAGGCGAACTGGGAATTATGAAAAACCATGCCCCTTTGGTAGCAGCATTAAATATTGGCGTATTGCGCTACCAGACCTCTACTGGTGTAGACAAGCGTATGGCTATTAGCGGTGGTTTTATGGAAGTTATTGATAATGGAACCCGTGTTCTGGCAGAGACTGCAGAACATGGGAGTGAAATTGATGTATTGAGAGCCAAGGCCGCTAAGGAAAGGGCAGAAAAAAGACTTGAAGTAAGAAGCGAAGAAATTAATCATGCTCGTGCCAAAATGGCTCTGCAGAGAGCTATTGCCCGGATCAGGGCCAGCGAGAAACCCCTTTAG
- the spoIID gene encoding stage II sporulation protein D gives MLIRGCKEDKQFTEPSINLYRTKENKSYKLKLEEYIQGVVAAEMPASFELEALKAQAVAARTYTFKKLIDGRKYALNADLSDNIYECQAYISWEEFGERHPQGKQQWQKKIEQACNETRGEIMLYQGEPIDALYHSTCGGRTESALESWGKDIPYLHSTTCNYCRHSKYYESIQVFSSGELQKLTGVSNAEAIKILTKTPSGRSKKLQLDDRLISAEEFRRIFQLPSTCLSLKKQKNNLLIISKGYGHGLGMCQYGANGMATQGKNYHDILGKYYKDIDFYRINY, from the coding sequence ATGCTAATCCGCGGCTGTAAAGAAGATAAGCAATTTACGGAGCCCAGCATTAATTTATACCGAACCAAGGAAAATAAGTCTTATAAACTTAAATTAGAGGAATACATCCAGGGAGTAGTAGCGGCAGAAATGCCCGCTTCTTTTGAACTGGAAGCCTTAAAGGCCCAGGCAGTGGCAGCTAGAACTTATACCTTTAAAAAACTAATTGATGGACGAAAATATGCTTTAAATGCAGACCTTTCTGATAACATCTACGAATGTCAGGCTTATATTTCCTGGGAGGAATTTGGGGAACGGCATCCCCAGGGAAAGCAGCAATGGCAAAAAAAAATTGAGCAAGCCTGTAATGAAACCAGAGGAGAAATCATGCTTTATCAAGGCGAGCCCATTGATGCTTTGTATCATTCGACCTGTGGGGGAAGAACCGAGAGTGCCCTGGAAAGCTGGGGTAAGGATATTCCCTACCTGCACTCAACTACCTGCAACTATTGCCGCCATTCCAAATATTACGAAAGCATACAGGTTTTTTCTTCAGGGGAATTGCAAAAACTTACGGGGGTGTCCAATGCAGAAGCCATAAAAATATTAACCAAGACCCCGTCCGGGCGTAGCAAAAAACTACAACTAGATGATCGTTTGATATCCGCCGAAGAGTTCCGCCGAATTTTCCAATTGCCTTCTACCTGCTTAAGTTTGAAAAAACAAAAAAACAATCTATTAATTATAAGTAAAGGTTATGGACATGGCTTGGGCATGTGTCAATATGGAGCCAATGGTATGGCAACCCAGGGAAAAAACTATCATGATATTTTAGGCAAATATTATAAAGATATAGATTTTTACCGGATAAATTATTAG